One Gemmatimonadaceae bacterium DNA segment encodes these proteins:
- a CDS encoding carboxypeptidase regulatory-like domain-containing protein — protein MICRLSGVTAICLLALNACSGETKASAAQPRVEKKEGSVPPRTSAVVASAVPYRAISVTGGATIGGTVDFTGAIPADSVIQFADGRSGCGRSVTDELVQHSGSRIGGTVVWLTDIRAGKPMSAERRFELSNKECLLTPRIQAVLAPGTLNVASEDVELHRTRIINVGTGETEAIAPFNDNGEVVPLDRLLTKPAQLEVICDLHPWSKAWILVFDHPYSAVSSRTGEFSIDNVPAGTYNLKAWHPVLGVVEQSVTVTASQSAKLVIQLPGPVVAVLPGAASPRTAAPAAPGTAVPATGAAAPTG, from the coding sequence ATGATCTGTCGTTTGTCCGGCGTCACTGCCATTTGTCTGCTGGCGCTGAACGCCTGCTCCGGTGAAACGAAGGCTTCGGCGGCTCAGCCGCGCGTTGAGAAAAAAGAAGGCAGTGTGCCTCCGCGTACCTCGGCCGTCGTGGCTTCGGCGGTTCCATATCGCGCAATCAGCGTGACTGGGGGCGCGACGATCGGGGGGACTGTTGATTTCACGGGAGCGATCCCCGCCGACTCTGTAATTCAGTTCGCGGACGGTCGATCCGGGTGCGGCCGCAGCGTTACCGATGAGCTGGTCCAGCACTCCGGATCCCGGATCGGCGGCACGGTGGTGTGGCTTACCGATATTCGCGCCGGCAAGCCGATGTCTGCTGAGCGCAGGTTCGAGTTGTCGAACAAGGAGTGCCTTCTTACTCCGAGAATTCAGGCGGTGCTTGCGCCCGGTACGCTCAATGTTGCAAGCGAGGATGTCGAGCTGCACCGTACGAGAATCATCAATGTCGGAACGGGTGAGACAGAAGCAATTGCTCCCTTCAACGACAATGGTGAAGTCGTTCCCCTCGACCGACTCCTGACGAAGCCCGCGCAGCTCGAGGTGATCTGCGATCTGCATCCATGGTCCAAAGCATGGATTCTCGTATTCGATCATCCGTACTCAGCAGTATCATCGAGGACAGGAGAGTTCAGCATCGACAATGTTCCAGCCGGAACCTATAACCTGAAAGCGTGGCACCCGGTTCTGGGCGTAGTCGAACAGTCAGTGACGGTGACGGCGAGCCAGAGTGCAAAGCTCGTTATCCAGCTTCCGGGGCCGGTCGTGGCGGTGCTGCCTGGTGCAGCCTCTCCACGAACAGCCGCCCCTGCAGCTCCAGGGACGGCTGTTCCGGCGACTGGCGCGGCAGCGCCTACCGGGTGA
- a CDS encoding outer membrane beta-barrel protein, translating to MKIWIAMAVASALSLGAAPAHAQIARGVELGIDAGVAIGLGDNSQTTIDIPAQSFRAGFVMTDRISIEPKLGLRIVTGGGDTFSFYRAEVGALYHLSPRADRMRAGVYVRPFAGLVGFSAGDDDNDTDVSDTNGLLGVGVGLKVPLLSRLSSRFEANFAGNFGDNTDSQIGLLAGLSFFTR from the coding sequence ATGAAGATATGGATCGCAATGGCAGTTGCATCTGCATTGAGTCTTGGAGCAGCACCAGCACACGCGCAAATAGCCCGAGGCGTGGAGCTCGGTATCGATGCTGGTGTTGCCATCGGCCTGGGAGACAACTCACAGACCACGATCGACATCCCTGCGCAGAGTTTTCGCGCCGGCTTCGTCATGACGGACCGGATCTCGATTGAGCCCAAGCTCGGCCTTAGAATCGTCACCGGTGGCGGCGACACTTTCTCGTTCTACCGCGCCGAGGTAGGCGCCTTGTACCATCTGTCACCCCGAGCCGACCGCATGCGTGCGGGCGTTTATGTCCGGCCGTTCGCGGGCCTGGTTGGTTTCAGCGCCGGCGATGACGATAACGATACCGATGTCAGCGACACGAACGGTCTGCTTGGCGTCGGAGTGGGCCTCAAAGTTCCACTGCTGAGCCGGCTCTCGAGCCGCTTCGAAGCCAACTTCGCCGGAAACTTCGGGGACAACACCGACAGTCAGATCGGCCTGCTCGCAGGCCTGTCCTTCTTCACCCGGTAG